From the Pomacea canaliculata isolate SZHN2017 linkage group LG4, ASM307304v1, whole genome shotgun sequence genome, one window contains:
- the LOC112562074 gene encoding uncharacterized protein LOC112562074 — protein MAADGDVLSCALEDINYAALIKLQAACRRWLVNKYMQETRVEYEQIVRELDETNDTVYWPKRQICLPLVRKVPKESSKPKHAVGLGSSCSFHHEKGVKKQMYGQGEKVRFLPQSNATEDRTHVTISKSHCEVQTDSLQVTSPLVTSDKVEGEASDLKSQENQMFKEIGLQVTFDGRHHELTCPGKQQHKEEKSGKETTTFIDENKIFMPKEAIDASGRPSRVVQSSVHSNLTATTLPSPKPHSVTHETITQGRVSDCFHSEQTSVWDSSNSGWLDPGNKELNSVHNFKSPEVFLGITQHSEGHRPEMSKKELLQRRKNVAMELLWMQQAIISRKNYLRLKSQMK, from the exons gcTGCTTGTCGCAGATGGCTTGTAAACAAGTACATGCAAGAGACTCGGGTGGAGTATGAACAGATAGTGAGAGAGCTTGATGAAACTAATGATACTGTATACTGGCCAAAGAGACAGATTTGCCTTCCTTTGGTTAGAAAAGTGCCCAAGGAAAGCAGCAAGCCAAAACATGCTGTTGGTTTAGGTAGCAGCTGCAGTTTTCATCATGAGAAAGGAGTTAAAAAACAGATGTATGGCCAGGGTGAAAAGGTCAGATTTTTGCCACAGTCCAATGCCACAGAAGACAGAACACATGTAACAATCTCTAAAAGTCATTGTGAGGTGCAGACAGACTCACTACAAGTCACCTCACCTTTGGTAACTTCGGACAAAGTGGAAGGTGAGGCATCTGATTTGAAATCTCAGGAAAATCAGATGTTCAAGGAAATTGGTCTCCAAGTCACTTTTGATGGCAGACATCATGAATTGACTTGTCCAGGGAAACAGCAACATAAGGaggaaaaaagtggaaaagagACAACCACTTTCATTGATGAGAACAAAATATTCATGCCAAAAGAGGCCATTGATGCCAGTGGAAGACCTTCAAGAGTTGTACAATCTTCTGTACACTCTAATCTGACAGCTACTACATTACCAAGTCCAAAACCCCATTCTGTCACACATGAGACCATCACCCAAGGAAGGGTGTCAGATTGTTTCCATAGTGAACAGACCTCAGTATGGGATAGTAGCAACAGTGGCTGGCTGGATCCTGGAAATAAGGAGTTGAATTCTGTGCACAATTTTAAGAGTCCAGAAGTTTTCCTAGGTATCACTCAGCACAGCGAAGGTCACAGGCCTGAGATGAGCAAAAAAGAACTTTTACAGAGAAGGAAGAATGTTGCTATGGAACTGCTTTGGATGCAGCAGGCTATTATcagcagaaaaaat taTTTAAGGCTGAAATCCCAGATGAAGTAG